A part of Triplophysa dalaica isolate WHDGS20190420 chromosome 17, ASM1584641v1, whole genome shotgun sequence genomic DNA contains:
- the LOC130439178 gene encoding uncharacterized protein LOC130439178 isoform X2 produces the protein MDEADELCGLLFLWLEKRKQCEEKLLDLAKELEDVHEKSTAFQFVGSATSVIALTTAGVFTVLTGGLAAPLLATTVGTIAGAAVDIASTAIEAIISGSTMKDAKNIMQEDEKIVKNIQKAIENLKKECGVQQNGAHGSSDVDCEMATQIMSAVARRNNVDVPLEFIRTFTRSLLFQNSGGLNATIAAAIPEMLILSVVGLCFQLGITAGAKAVRCCGAKAFAFNGAKAAASSGAKDATKALGAIGFGISLYSLYSSCEEMINNNQGTKASQALRAAAREIQEARGNLEKPLDAMKKITQKIRKLKNRIKSLRKYSLSMTETGQKIINWIIQSCTNDEVVSWLKTLPHQIQFLNLLTFFVLYLKSLPERLMNNAGGHIDIVIVAHGAITNVPLPASLLTPPNIKDTVLYSPWNCLINSRVASAIAEGWNNTEGRHFYNPNQPVLFEPNPLPDHWNHMQRSFLPVPLIVLTPLQPDEPAWKEFQSLQGHMDRDGRVIIPYLVPIDCVQALRETPFLCSFLHCPTY, from the exons ATGGATGAAGCAGACGAGTTGTGCGGTTTGCTGTTTTTATGGCTGGAAAAGAGGAAGCAGTGTGAAGAGAAGCTTTTGGATTTGGCAAAGGAGTTGGAGGATGTTCATGAAAAAAGTACAGCTTTTCAATTTGTAGGATCTGCCACGTCCGTGATTGCACTGACTACAGCAGGAGTCTTCACTGTACTGACAGGAGGTCTGGCCGCCCCTCTTCTTGCCACAACAGTGGGGACCATAGCGGGAGCTGCTGTCGACATCGCTTCCACAGCAATAGAGGCAATCATCTCCGGCAGTACTATGAAGGACGCTAAAAATATCATGCAAGAAGATGAGAAGATTGTAAAGAACATTCAGAAGGCAATAGAAAATCTGAAGAAGGAATGTGGAGTTCAACAAAATGGCGCTCATGGATCTTCAGATGTAGATTGTGAGATGGCCACTCAAATTATGTCCGCAGTGGCAAGACGAAATAATGTAGATGTTCCCTTGGAATTTATCAGAACATTCACCAGGTCCTTGTTGTTTCAAAATTCAGGTGGACTGAATGCTACTATTGCTGCCGCCATTCCGGAAATGTTGATTTTATCTGTTGTAGGATTATGTTTTCAATTGGGCATCACGGCAGGTGCTAAAGCTGTCAGATGCTGTGGTGCAAAAGCTTTTGCATTCAATGGTGCAAAAGCTGCCGCATCCTCTGGTGCAAAAGATGCTACTAAA GCACTTGGTGCTATTGGTTTCGGCATCTCTCTGTACAGCTTGTATTCGAGTTGTGAAGAAATGATAAACAACAATCAGGGCACAAAGGCCAGCCAGGCTCTGCGAGCTGCAGCCAGGGAAATACAGGAAGCCAGGGGAAACCTGGAAAAACCACTCGATGCAATGAA aaaaatcacccaaaaaataaGGAAACTGAAAAATCGTATCAAGAGCTTGCGGAAATATTCTCTGAGCATGACCGAGACTGGACAGAAAATCATTAATTGGATCATTCAATCATGTACGAATGATGAGGTCGTGTCCTGGCTGAAGACATTACCTCATCAGATTCAGTTTCTAAACCTTCTTACATTTTTCGTGTTATATTTGAAATCCCTTCCAGAACGTTTGATGAATAACGCTGGAGGTCACATAGACATTGTGATTGTGGCTCATGGTGCAATCACGAACGTGCCCCTGCCAGCGAGTCTCTTGACGCCTCCTAACATTAAGGACACTGTTCTCTACTCTCCGTGGAACTGTCTAATTAATTCTCGTGTTGCAAGTGCAATTGCTGAGGGATGGAATAACACGGAGGGCAGACATTTTTACAATCCAAACCAGCCAGTTCTGTTTGAGCCAAACCCCTTACCTGATCACTGGAACCACATGCAAAGATCTTTCCTACCTGTCCCACTGATCGTTTTGACCCCTCTGCAACCAGATGAACCAgcgtggaaagagtttcaaagCCTTCAGGGACACATGGACAGAGATGGTCGGGTTATTATTCCATACTTGGTCCCAATAGATTGTGTACAGGCATTAAGAGAGACGccttttttatgttcatttttgcaCTGTCCTACATATTAA
- the LOC130439178 gene encoding uncharacterized protein LOC130439178 isoform X1, producing MDEADELCGLLFLWLEKRKQCEEKLLDLAKELEDVHEKSTAFQFVGSATSVIALTTAGVFTVLTGGLAAPLLATTVGTIAGAAVDIASTAIEAIISGSTMKDAKNIMQEDEKIVKNIQKAIENLKKECGVQQNGAHGSSDVDCEMATQIMSAVARRNNVDVPLEFIRTFTRSLLFQNSGGLNATIAAAIPEMLILSVVGLCFQLGITAGAKAVRCCGAKAFAFNGAKAAASSGAKDATKVGFKALGAIGFGISLYSLYSSCEEMINNNQGTKASQALRAAAREIQEARGNLEKPLDAMKKITQKIRKLKNRIKSLRKYSLSMTETGQKIINWIIQSCTNDEVVSWLKTLPHQIQFLNLLTFFVLYLKSLPERLMNNAGGHIDIVIVAHGAITNVPLPASLLTPPNIKDTVLYSPWNCLINSRVASAIAEGWNNTEGRHFYNPNQPVLFEPNPLPDHWNHMQRSFLPVPLIVLTPLQPDEPAWKEFQSLQGHMDRDGRVIIPYLVPIDCVQALRETPFLCSFLHCPTY from the exons ATGGATGAAGCAGACGAGTTGTGCGGTTTGCTGTTTTTATGGCTGGAAAAGAGGAAGCAGTGTGAAGAGAAGCTTTTGGATTTGGCAAAGGAGTTGGAGGATGTTCATGAAAAAAGTACAGCTTTTCAATTTGTAGGATCTGCCACGTCCGTGATTGCACTGACTACAGCAGGAGTCTTCACTGTACTGACAGGAGGTCTGGCCGCCCCTCTTCTTGCCACAACAGTGGGGACCATAGCGGGAGCTGCTGTCGACATCGCTTCCACAGCAATAGAGGCAATCATCTCCGGCAGTACTATGAAGGACGCTAAAAATATCATGCAAGAAGATGAGAAGATTGTAAAGAACATTCAGAAGGCAATAGAAAATCTGAAGAAGGAATGTGGAGTTCAACAAAATGGCGCTCATGGATCTTCAGATGTAGATTGTGAGATGGCCACTCAAATTATGTCCGCAGTGGCAAGACGAAATAATGTAGATGTTCCCTTGGAATTTATCAGAACATTCACCAGGTCCTTGTTGTTTCAAAATTCAGGTGGACTGAATGCTACTATTGCTGCCGCCATTCCGGAAATGTTGATTTTATCTGTTGTAGGATTATGTTTTCAATTGGGCATCACGGCAGGTGCTAAAGCTGTCAGATGCTGTGGTGCAAAAGCTTTTGCATTCAATGGTGCAAAAGCTGCCGCATCCTCTGGTGCAAAAGATGCTACTAAAGTAGGTTTTAAg GCACTTGGTGCTATTGGTTTCGGCATCTCTCTGTACAGCTTGTATTCGAGTTGTGAAGAAATGATAAACAACAATCAGGGCACAAAGGCCAGCCAGGCTCTGCGAGCTGCAGCCAGGGAAATACAGGAAGCCAGGGGAAACCTGGAAAAACCACTCGATGCAATGAA aaaaatcacccaaaaaataaGGAAACTGAAAAATCGTATCAAGAGCTTGCGGAAATATTCTCTGAGCATGACCGAGACTGGACAGAAAATCATTAATTGGATCATTCAATCATGTACGAATGATGAGGTCGTGTCCTGGCTGAAGACATTACCTCATCAGATTCAGTTTCTAAACCTTCTTACATTTTTCGTGTTATATTTGAAATCCCTTCCAGAACGTTTGATGAATAACGCTGGAGGTCACATAGACATTGTGATTGTGGCTCATGGTGCAATCACGAACGTGCCCCTGCCAGCGAGTCTCTTGACGCCTCCTAACATTAAGGACACTGTTCTCTACTCTCCGTGGAACTGTCTAATTAATTCTCGTGTTGCAAGTGCAATTGCTGAGGGATGGAATAACACGGAGGGCAGACATTTTTACAATCCAAACCAGCCAGTTCTGTTTGAGCCAAACCCCTTACCTGATCACTGGAACCACATGCAAAGATCTTTCCTACCTGTCCCACTGATCGTTTTGACCCCTCTGCAACCAGATGAACCAgcgtggaaagagtttcaaagCCTTCAGGGACACATGGACAGAGATGGTCGGGTTATTATTCCATACTTGGTCCCAATAGATTGTGTACAGGCATTAAGAGAGACGccttttttatgttcatttttgcaCTGTCCTACATATTAA